AATCGCAAAACATATCCCACATTGGTAGCCTTTTAGCTCATTATTCCAGATGATTGGTAAGTTACTTAGAGACACTTATCCAATAGCAATTTACAGCTTGTCTCAAAGATATTGGATGAAAACTAACGCTACACATATGATCTAAAGTAGGGGACCTGTTTGAAGTTGCCTTCTTTATTAAGTCCTTCATATAGTAGCCATGTTAAAATATCTCACCACAGTGGAAGTAGGTAAGCTGCATAAAATAGTACTGAGTTGGAGCAAAATGGATTCTTATCATTATATATGCCTTTTACTAATCTGTATTTAGTCACCAGCCAAACATTGCAATGATAGTTGTGGCATCAcaattaatttaactttttaaagtaGTTAGCTCTCTCTCTATCCGCCTTTCCTCATAAACACTGCTagaaacaaaaatttgaaaaatacaaaacaaacaaagtaATGCCTACCTTGTGTATCCACCCAAATGCTGTCTGTGTCTAACACTGAATCATCAATGGTTGTTTCATCTCTATAATCATCTTGTGTCTCTGTCTTGTAGTCTGTAAACAAAGTGTCTTCTTTCTGTGGAGAGGCTGGTGCACAAGGTGACCCTTCTTTTGGTTCATCCTTTGCTTCTTCTATATCTTCCTCTAGCTCAGGTTTTTCTTCACTCTCTACAGGCATTGATGTTGCAAAATGCACACTATGAGCCAAAATTTCATTATCATCTACAGCAATCTGCACTACTTGAATGAAGTCCTCATCTACTGTGACTACAGATTCAATTACTCCAGCTACATCATCTATGAAGCCTACAGCTACTTCTTCATCAGGTACCTGAGCTTCTAATTCTTGTTCTGGAGCATCTGATGTAATCTCATTGTCTCCTTCTTCTGTTTCTTCAGTCTCCCCTTTTTCTTCATCATATTCTTCATCTAAATGCTTTTGTATCTCCTCCTCGACAATTTGCATTTCCTTTTCCACACTGACCTCTACCACTTGCTCATTATGAGGCTCACCTAAGCATTCAGTTTGCATTTCATCTGCCTGCTCTTGTTTTAGATCATCGTTAGAAGAAATTGTTGTTTGGGGTTCCTTTTGGGATTCTGGTGCTGTATCTTCTTTGTCTTCTTTCTGCACATCTGCAGGCACTTCTTTTGTGGGCTCCTGAGGCTGCTCAGGTTCTCCACTAGATTCATAAGATTCTTCCTTATCCACTGCTTCTTGGTGCACCAAGTCGGGTTTTACACCCTTCTCTTTCAAGTCACTTTCAAGAAGCTTTGTCTCATCTTTAGAATCTGTAACCTCTTCAACTTCAGCTGTTTCTTTGGCATCTTTGATCAAACTGGAATCAAGTTCTATTGCATTATCTTGCTCTGCTATGCCAATTTTTTCTTGAATCTCATTCTTGAGATGTGATGTATCTTTAATTAGTTCTGAAGTCTCAATATTACTTTGTGTCTCTTCAGCAGAAATCATTGCTTTTTCAGATGGTTCCTCTATTTCTTTCCCAGCCACATCTGCAGAGGAAGATTTGCTTTCTTCAGTTTCTTGTGGAAATTGTTCTCCTGATTCTTCTACTGATTTTTTGTCAAGCTGTGATATGCATAATTCTTCTTCTGGGCTTCCTATTTCTTCTATTAAAGGTTTATCTGTAGATTCAGGCTTTATCAAATCTGTGATTTCAGATATTTCTTTTAAATCACTTTGCTCCTCACTTTTCTCAACAACTGTGTCAAGCTTAATCTCACTGACTTTCTTCTCCAACTCTGACTCCCAACAAACTGTTTCACTGGATATATCTTGTCCCTCTTTACCAAATTTTTCAGCAGCTGCCAGTTTAACCTCAATAATGGAAGGATCTACGGCATGGCTTTCATAAAGTGTAGACATCCCTCCACCAAGACTCTCACTGTCTTGTACGGGGGAAGGCAATGGAactgtgtatttattaaaaacacagtAGCCCAGTTCTTCTTGCTGACTATCTGTCTTTGCCAAAAGGTTACTTCCCTCAGTTGCAGTTGTTTGCTGAAATACACAACTTTCATCAATAACAATTTCAGATGTTCCAGAATTTCTTCTTGTGGCCTCAGAATCTGCATTAACTGAATCTAGCCTGGATCGTGATCCAGTTAAATCTAACATTTCAGGCAAGTCTGGTGCCATGATGGTACCATTTTTGTAATATTCGTTAGCTTGATAATCTGACTCATACAATGGCTCTAACTCAAATGTTTCCTTTTCTGTGGATATCTCTGCATCATTattttcctcttcctcctcttcttcttgctCTTGATCTTCAGGAAAAGAAATAGCTTTCTCTAGAGCTGGTGTTATGGCAGGTAAATCAGATTCATCACCGTCATCCATGCTCCCACTTGTGTTAGACAAAATATCTGTAGCTAGGGGAGAAAGATCATGAGCACGAGCATAGCTAAATCCCAGTGCTATAGAGTCAAGGCAGGACATAGGAAGGTTTATGGACATGCTTCTTTGTTCAATAGCTGATCTTCCTCCAAGCCCTAAACTTCGACTGAGTGTTAGATCATCTTTGTTTTTACTCAGATATTCAGATTTATCAGCATAGATATTTGGATCTATAGTAAACAGGCGTTGCCCTGCAGGAAACCTTGCTTGAAGCTTTCCGGAAGTGAGTGTGCTGTAGCCTACTTCATGAGCAGAAGTACTGACCTTCTCTTCTGTGACTTGCTCTAAGTCCCCGCtctcttcatcttcttcttctttagcTATATGAGGGATAGAGCAAGCCTCGTATTGCGGTTCTTTAACATCAGTAAGTTCATAATAATCACTGCTTTTCTGAATGTCTCTGTCTATTTCCTCTTTTAAAGTAGATGTCTCAAAATATGTAGACATTCCAGACTTATCCTCAGCTACAGGTGATTTTTGTTCTTCAGTGTCCTTTTCATCTTGCAGTTGAGACATTAGCTCAGACATTTCACCTTTCATACCTGGAGCTTCTAATGGGTCTTTACCATTTTTCTTTGTTGCATCATAACTATCTGAAACAAATTCCTCATCAACAGATTCAGATTCCTTTAGGCTTATTGGCCCCTCCACTCCACTGTCCAATGACATTTTGTCAGAATGAGTTCCTGTATTTTTGCTTTGCTCTGCACCAGATTCGGAAGTATCAGTTTCATACTGTTTTGGTGGAACTGCTGTAGCATCTGTTGAATGTGATTTCAGCATATCTGACTTAACATCGCCATCATCTTTCACTTCTGCTTGATAGGCTTTACTGCTTTCATCAATTGAAACTAATGTTGAAGGAATACCACATAAACTGGACATTTCTGAAATTACTTCTTGCTCAtctgaaaaaacattttcatgtgtGTATTTATCTAGGGGATTGTCTATGAGTGAGGCATTACTAGACAGTTCTGTTTTAGCTATGCTTGGAAGGTCTTTCAAAACAGACAATGATGTATGTGAAGAAAAATCATCTTCAATATGCTGATCCTCATCTTTATCTAGTGGCTTAGAGATTTCACTTTGATTTGAAGGTAAAGTATGAATTGGAGTTTCAGCttctatatttttttcaacaGCTGAAAAGTCctctttttctttcattaatgAATCTTTGCTTGTATCCTGGATTTTGCTCCATTCCATTGTTGAGCTCTCATCTGGTATGTCATATAAGTTGTGTTTCGGAACATTAGGTGATGTTGGGGTGCATGGCTCAATAGAAAATGTATGAACATGGTGGGGTTCAAACCCAATCTGCCCACTCGTAATTTCCTCTAAAGGCAATGAAGGCAGTCGCTTATCTTCAATGTCAGGCGCATGCAGATCCAGGGTATTTTGCCTTAGATCTTTTTCAATTTTAGTTGGTGATGCATCTTCAGCTGTATGTAAGGTTTCAACACAGAGTGGAGTAGATTCCAATGTATCTTGTGCTCCCATCTTCGAGGCTGTAAGAAGATCtaaagcaatttgtttttttgtcaCAGAATTCAATAAGAAAAAGTATAGAAAACATGcattgtaaataaatgaaaaagaagtACAAACagacaaataagtataaaaagctTACTTAAAATACACTGgataatgaaaaaagtttttttctctctctctctcaaatacacacatatatactttttatatgtatgtgtgtttatgtaGGTTTTTAGGGTCAGGGTTATCATAAAACATTTCATATAAAAGTTATGTGTAATACTTTTATGTGAACTGTCTTGCCCAGACACTTTGGTAGGTCAAAGTAATTCGTAAAAAGAAGTGTTTAGAATGAATTTGTgttctcattaaaggagaaggaaaggctaaaattaagtacattttatcagaaaggtctatatagatacaccaataaaccctcaaagtaatgctgctctgagtcctctgtcaaaagaaacaccacatttctttccttcttttgtgtacacatgggcttctgtattagacttcctgttttcagcataaacatccagggctagggcttgggcatgctcagtttgctcctctccccctccctccccccccctgctgtaatctgggcCCAGATCTATGAGCACAGGGAGAGattaaggcaggaagtgatgtcataccaagcaaatatggcagctgttatcctaaaaaCAGAGAATGCTTCAAGAGCTATattctgaagaataaatatagtgttatagcttgcagtattgtgtctaatctattggcaataaactgctttggtagctttccttctcctttaagcaggttaCAGTGCATTTTTAATTTAGCAAACTTTACATTTATGACTTTATCTACACATTTTGTTGCATGCTTCAAAAGTCAAACTGTATTATCTCTCAATATATCGAAggcaaaatataacaaatatagtgTGGTATTCATTTATGCATCCGATACCCCAATAAATGCTATGTccattttttaataatgcacCAGTCTGCTACCATTTCCAGGTACATATATCCATATATAGCCAAAAAGATGACCTTTCAGCCTCCTCCAACTCAGTCTGGATGTGACTGCTCTAGTCCCTTACATATTATTCACTGAATCACCTGCACAGTGTGCCCTGGATTGAAGGTTCTGTGCATTTGCAAGTGTTGATCTAGACATGCTAACAACAAGACTGGGAGAGAGGAGACCAACCAAAACAGCAACCAAAGGTCGTATAGTAGGTGAACAGCCAGGATACACTTGAATGACAAGAACAGGTGACCCTACAGCCGCTATGTctagtaataatatataataaaatgaacaTAACATTTGTCAGAATTTATTTGGTCCTGCTTCACAGACAGTTAAAGGAGCAGGACGCCATAATCATTGTCCCTCTTTAAGCTACTGCCTGATCATtatctttaaatgttttgtaattGTGAAATATCTTTAtgccagtttgtggtttttttaatataaaaagtgaTTTTCTAAGAGTGTGTAAAATGAGCATTCAAATTTTATAATTAAACAATGCTCTCTGGTCTTTCCTTTATAGTATAAagtatataatgtattgttttgttgtttggaaTAAAGTGTGACAacattatttatattcattatccaCATCAAACACACagtacacagagaaaaaaaacaattatttaggcaaggaaaaaaatgcaaacatataGCTTGATAATGGGCAAGCTGCAGACTGCAATGGTTTGGCGAAAGAACATGCCAGAGGAAGTAAATAGTATttgctagttaaaaaaaaaatacaaagtattaGAGCAGAAAATAAACTCAcaggaaaacagaataaa
The Xenopus laevis strain J_2021 chromosome 9_10S, Xenopus_laevis_v10.1, whole genome shotgun sequence DNA segment above includes these coding regions:
- the map2.S gene encoding microtubule associated protein 2 S homeolog isoform X10 — translated: MTDNRQDEPKATHWAPGQLSEASPLPHATDMKEQGGAGEGMVHSSNGIPFREAEERTYGERDLPASHSAGKENGINGEMPSADSETAEEVSARIVQVVTADAVAVLRGQQEKEAQLRGPPGDLPLAVEDTTNLPPSPPPSPASEQMGTVEEDLLTASKMGAQDTLESTPLCVETLHTAEDASPTKIEKDLRQNTLDLHAPDIEDKRLPSLPLEEITSGQIGFEPHHVHTFSIEPCTPTSPNVPKHNLYDIPDESSTMEWSKIQDTSKDSLMKEKEDFSAVEKNIEAETPIHTLPSNQSEISKPLDKDEDQHIEDDFSSHTSLSVLKDLPSIAKTELSSNASLIDNPLDKYTHENVFSDEQEVISEMSSLCGIPSTLVSIDESSKAYQAEVKDDGDVKSDMLKSHSTDATAVPPKQYETDTSESGAEQSKNTGTHSDKMSLDSGVEGPISLKESESVDEEFVSDSYDATKKNGKDPLEAPGMKGEMSELMSQLQDEKDTEEQKSPVAEDKSGMSTYFETSTLKEEIDRDIQKSSDYYELTDVKEPQYEACSIPHIAKEEEDEESGDLEQVTEEKVSTSAHEVGYSTLTSGKLQARFPAGQRLFTIDPNIYADKSEYLSKNKDDLTLSRSLGLGGRSAIEQRSMSINLPMSCLDSIALGFSYARAHDLSPLATDILSNTSGSMDDGDESDLPAITPALEKAISFPEDQEQEEEEEEENNDAEISTEKETFELEPLYESDYQANEYYKNGTIMAPDLPEMLDLTGSRSRLDSVNADSEATRRNSGTSEIVIDESCVFQQTTATEGSNLLAKTDSQQEELGYCVFNKYTVPLPSPVQDSESLGGGMSTLYESHAVDPSIIEVKLAAAEKFGKEGQDISSETVCWESELEKKVSEIKLDTVVEKSEEQSDLKEISEITDLIKPESTDKPLIEEIGSPEEELCISQLDKKSVEESGEQFPQETEESKSSSADVAGKEIEEPSEKAMISAEETQSNIETSELIKDTSHLKNEIQEKIGIAEQDNAIELDSSLIKDAKETAEVEEVTDSKDETKLLESDLKEKGVKPDLVHQEAVDKEESYESSGEPEQPQEPTKEVPADVQKEDKEDTAPESQKEPQTTISSNDDLKQEQADEMQTECLGEPHNEQVVEVSVEKEMQIVEEEIQKHLDEEYDEEKGETEETEEGDNEITSDAPEQELEAQVPDEEVAVGFIDDVAGVIESVVTVDEDFIQVVQIAVDDNEILAHSVHFATSMPVESEEKPELEEDIEEAKDEPKEGSPCAPASPQKEDTLFTDYKTETQDDYRDETTIDDSVLDTDSIWVDTQDDDRSIMTEAIEAIPKEEKAERDLQRTSTEKHRKEKPLKSGRARMSTPERKMAKREPSATCRDEVRRKKAVLKKAETTKKTDVQPHSPSRKIILKPAVRQSRPTHLSCVRRKPAGGESQQASSAHRHPRDRIVDGVSKSPEKRSSLPRPSSIHPIRKVYTDKEDNSFSTSTSVSSSVRRTTRSEPWSRTGKSGTSTPTTPGSTAITPGTPPSYASRTPGTPGTPSYSRTPRTPGTPKSARLFSEKKVAVLRTPPKSPSTLKQIRIFHQPLPDLKNIRSKVGSTDNIKYQPKGGQIQIVSKKIDLSHITSKCGSLKNIRHKPGGGHVRIESVKLDFKEKAQAKIGSLDNASHMPGGGNIKIDSQKLNFRDQAKARVDHGAEIITQSPGRSSAASPHRLSNVSSSGSINLLESPQLATLAEDVTAALAKQGL
- the map2.S gene encoding microtubule associated protein 2 S homeolog isoform X3, with protein sequence MTDNRQDEPKATHWAPGQLSEASPLPHATDMKEQGGAGEGMVHSSNGIPFREAEERTYGERDLPASHSAGKENGINGEMPSADSETAEEVSARIVQVVTADAVAVLRGQQEKEAQLRGPPGDLPLAVEDTTNLPPSPPPSPASEQMGTVEEEERVKGPIHEEEEEKSQGTEGSETSVLGLRESQAVSECDVKKQHEDNVVDETCDVKSTTESTTVVLPSLPEEDLLTASKMGAQDTLESTPLCVETLHTAEDASPTKIEKDLRQNTLDLHAPDIEDKRLPSLPLEEITSGQIGFEPHHVHTFSIEPCTPTSPNVPKHNLYDIPDESSTMEWSKIQDTSKDSLMKEKEDFSAVEKNIEAETPIHTLPSNQSEISKPLDKDEDQHIEDDFSSHTSLSVLKDLPSIAKTELSSNASLIDNPLDKYTHENVFSDEQEVISEMSSLCGIPSTLVSIDESSKAYQAEVKDDGDVKSDMLKSHSTDATAVPPKQYETDTSESGAEQSKNTGTHSDKMSLDSGVEGPISLKESESVDEEFVSDSYDATKKNGKDPLEAPGMKGEMSELMSQLQDEKDTEEQKSPVAEDKSGMSTYFETSTLKEEIDRDIQKSSDYYELTDVKEPQYEACSIPHIAKEEEDEESGDLEQVTEEKVSTSAHEVGYSTLTSGKLQARFPAGQRLFTIDPNIYADKSEYLSKNKDDLTLSRSLGLGGRSAIEQRSMSINLPMSCLDSIALGFSYARAHDLSPLATDILSNTSGSMDDGDESDLPAITPALEKAISFPEDQEQEEEEEEENNDAEISTEKETFELEPLYESDYQANEYYKNGTIMAPDLPEMLDLTGSRSRLDSVNADSEATRRNSGTSEIVIDESCVFQQTTATEGSNLLAKTDSQQEELGYCVFNKYTVPLPSPVQDSESLGGGMSTLYESHAVDPSIIEVKLAAAEKFGKEGQDISSETVCWESELEKKVSEIKLDTVVEKSEEQSDLKEISEITDLIKPESTDKPLIEEIGSPEEELCISQLDKKSVEESGEQFPQETEESKSSSADVAGKEIEEPSEKAMISAEETQSNIETSELIKDTSHLKNEIQEKIGIAEQDNAIELDSSLIKDAKETAEVEEVTDSKDETKLLESDLKEKGVKPDLVHQEAVDKEESYESSGEPEQPQEPTKEVPADVQKEDKEDTAPESQKEPQTTISSNDDLKQEQADEMQTECLGEPHNEQVVEVSVEKEMQIVEEEIQKHLDEEYDEEKGETEETEEGDNEITSDAPEQELEAQVPDEEVAVGFIDDVAGVIESVVTVDEDFIQVVQIAVDDNEILAHSVHFATSMPVESEEKPELEEDIEEAKDEPKEGSPCAPASPQKEDTLFTDYKTETQDDYRDETTIDDSVLDTDSIWVDTQDDDRSIMTEAIEAIPKEEKAERDLQRTSTEKHRKEKPLKSGRARMSTPERKMAKREPSATCRDEVRRKKAVLKKAETTKKTDVQPHSPSRKIILKPAVRQSRPTHLSCVRRKPAGGESQQASSAHRHPRDRIVDGVSKSPEKRSSLPRPSSIHPIRKVYTDKEDNSFSTSTSVSSSVRRTTRSEPWSRTGKSGTSTPTTPGSTAITPGTPPSYASRTPGTPGTPSYSRTPRTPGTPKSARLFSEKKVAVLRTPPKSPSTLKQIRIFHQPLPDLKNIRSKVGSTDNIKYQPKGGQIQIVSKKIDLSHITSKCGSLKNIRHKPGGGHVRIESVKLDFKEKAQAKIGSLDNASHMPGGGNIKIDSQKLNFRDQAKARVDHGAEIITQSPGRSSAASPHRLSNVSSSGSINLLESPQLATLAEDVTAALAKQGL
- the map2.S gene encoding microtubule associated protein 2 S homeolog isoform X5 codes for the protein MTDNRQDEPKATHWAPGQLSEASPLPHATDMKEQGGAGEGMVHSSNGIPFREAEERTYGERDLPASHSAGKENGINGEMPSADSETAEEVSARIVQVVTADAVAVLRGQQEKEAQLRGPPGDLPLAVEDTTNLPPSPPPSPASEQMGTVEEDLLTASKMGAQDTLESTPLCVETLHTAEDASPTKIEKDLRQNTLDLHAPDIEDKRLPSLPLEEITSGQIGFEPHHVHTFSIEPCTPTSPNVPKHNLYDIPDESSTMEWSKIQDTSKDSLMKEKEDFSAVEKNIEAETPIHTLPSNQSEISKPLDKDEDQHIEDDFSSHTSLSVLKDLPSIAKTELSSNASLIDNPLDKYTHENVFSDEQEVISEMSSLCGIPSTLVSIDESSKAYQAEVKDDGDVKSDMLKSHSTDATAVPPKQYETDTSESGAEQSKNTGTHSDKMSLDSGVEGPISLKESESVDEEFVSDSYDATKKNGKDPLEAPGMKGEMSELMSQLQDEKDTEEQKSPVAEDKSGMSTYFETSTLKEEIDRDIQKSSDYYELTDVKEPQYEACSIPHIAKEEEDEESGDLEQVTEEKVSTSAHEVGYSTLTSGKLQARFPAGQRLFTIDPNIYADKSEYLSKNKDDLTLSRSLGLGGRSAIEQRSMSINLPMSCLDSIALGFSYARAHDLSPLATDILSNTSGSMDDGDESDLPAITPALEKAISFPEDQEQEEEEEEENNDAEISTEKETFELEPLYESDYQANEYYKNGTIMAPDLPEMLDLTGSRSRLDSVNADSEATRRNSGTSEIVIDESCVFQQTTATEGSNLLAKTDSQQEELGYCVFNKYTVPLPSPVQDSESLGGGMSTLYESHAVDPSIIEVKLAAAEKFGKEGQDISSETVCWESELEKKVSEIKLDTVVEKSEEQSDLKEISEITDLIKPESTDKPLIEEIGSPEEELCISQLDKKSVEESGEQFPQETEESKSSSADVAGKEIEEPSEKAMISAEETQSNIETSELIKDTSHLKNEIQEKIGIAEQDNAIELDSSLIKDAKETAEVEEVTDSKDETKLLESDLKEKGVKPDLVHQEAVDKEESYESSGEPEQPQEPTKEVPADVQKEDKEDTAPESQKEPQTTISSNDDLKQEQADEMQTECLGEPHNEQVVEVSVEKEMQIVEEEIQKHLDEEYDEEKGETEETEEGDNEITSDAPEQELEAQVPDEEVAVGFIDDVAGVIESVVTVDEDFIQVVQIAVDDNEILAHSVHFATSMPVESEEKPELEEDIEEAKDEPKEGSPCAPASPQKEDTLFTDYKTETQDDYRDETTIDDSVLDTDSIWVDTQDDDRSIMTEAIEAIPKEEKAERDLQRTSTEKHRKEKPLKSGRARMSTPERKMAKREPSATCRDEVRRKKAVLKKAETTKKTDVQPHSPSRKIILKPAVRQSRPTHLSCVRRKPAGGESQQASSAHRHPRDRIVDGVSKSPEKRSSLPRPSSIHPIRKVYTDKEDNSFSTSTSVSSSVRRTTRSEPWSRTGKSGTSTPTTPGSTAITPGTPPSYASRTPGTPGTPSYSRTPRTPGTPKSARLFSEKKVAVLRTPPKSPSTLKQIRIFHQPLPDLKNIRSKVGSTDNIKYQPKGGQVKILNEKIDYTSVQSRCGSKDNITHNAGGGQIQIVSKKIDLSHITSKCGSLKNIRHKPGGGHVRIESVKLDFKEKAQAKIGSLDNASHMPGGGNIKIDSQKLNFRDQAKARVDHGAEIITQSPGRSSAASPHRLSNVSSSGSINLLESPQLATLAEDVTAALAKQGL